Sequence from the Thermocoleostomius sinensis A174 genome:
TCGTCATGTCCAATCCGGCCTCTTCGGGAACGGGATTTTTGTCAGTCTCCGCAATTTTGCAACTGAAGGGAGAAGAAGCGGGTTGGCAATACCTGGATGCGCTGCATCAAAACATTGCGCAGTATATGCACTCTGGTTCCAAACCCTGTAAAGCCGCTGGAGCAGGCGAATATCCGATCGGCATTTCCTTTGACTATCGGGCTGTGAAGCAGAAAAACGACGGAGAGCCGATCGCCGCTGTATTTCCTAAGGAAGGATCAGGCTGGGACGTGGAAGCCAATGCGCTGGTAAAGAAAACCTCGATCAAGCCAGAGGCACGAGCCTTTCTGGATTGGGCTATCAGTGAACCCGTATCGGAAAAATATGCACAAAACTTCGGCATCACCGCCGTCAAAACCAGCGTGCCCGTTCCCGATGGCTTTCCTGCTGACCCCGAAGCCCAACTGATTGAAAACGACCTGAACTGGGCCGCCGAAAACCGCGATCGGATTTTGGAAGAATGGACCCGACGCTACGACTCCAAGTCTGAACCGAAGGAAGGGTGAGAGAAAGGATGAACGGTGTAGGAAAAGGCGGAAGGAAAGGGGCGGCTACTAGCCTGTTTTAGGCGATCGATTCGATCCTAACTCACCGGGCCATAGCGGTAAAATGCGGGACTTCCTTTTCGCCTTTCGCCTTTCCTCCGACTCCCCACTCCCCACCTTCCCACTACCAACCCCCAACGAGGAACTGACTATGGCTGCTCCAGAGCAACGGGCGATCGTCACTGGGCAAAATATCACTGGGCACACATCGCCACAAACACCGCGATCGACGGCTGAATTAGCCCCAGGTGCGGTGGCGCAACGTGAGACTCAACCCTATCTGCGAATTGAGAATGTTCACAAGGAATTTGGGTCGTTTGTGGCGTTACGCGATATTTATCTAACTGTGTATCCGGGCGAGTTTGTTTGTTTGCTGGGGCCAAGTGGCTGCGGAAAAACGACGCTGTTGCGCATCATCGCTGGATTGGAACAACAAACGCGAGGACGGGTGATTCAGAATGGGCAGGATGTGTCGCAGTTGCCGCCCTCGAAGCGAGATTTTGGCATCGTGTTTCAATCCTATGCGCTATTTCCCAATCTAACGGCGGCTCAAAATGTAGCCTATGGTCTGCAAAATACCAAACAACCCAAGGATCAAATCAATGCACGGGTGAATGAACTGCTGGAGATGGTGGGCTTGAGCGGGTTTAACAACAAATATCCGGCGCAGATGTCCGGTGGACAGCAGCAGCGGGTGGCGTTGGCGCGGGCATTGGCCCTGTCACCGGGATTGCTGTTACTGGATGAACCGCTGTCGGCACTGGATGCCAAGGTGCGGGTGAAGTTGCGGACGGAAATTGCACAATTGCAAAAGCGGCTGGGTATTACCACAGTGATGGTGACGCATGATCAAGCGGAAGCGCTGGCCATGGCCGATCGCGTCGTGGTTATGGATCGCGGTATCATTGCTCAGGTGGGAACGCCGCACGCCATCTATCAACATCCCCACACGCCGTTTGTAGCCAATTTCATTGGGGTGATGAATTTCCTCAAAGGAGCGGTGGTGTCCGAAAAGCGAATTCGTTGCGGCAATATTGTTCTCGATGCGCCCAATAATGATCTGCCAGTGAATGCCAGAGCGATCGTAGCAGTGCGTCCGGAAGATGTCCGGATTGTGCCTGCTGTGTCTGATTCAACGATGCCCAATACTGTGATGGCTGAAGTGCAGGAATTTGAATTTCTTGGCTCTGGCTATCGCGTGTTGTTGCATCCAGATGGCGATGCCAAAGAACCGGTGGTGGTAGAAATTTCCTCCCATGAAGCGCGACAACTGAATCTTAGTCCCCAGGCACAGTTAACGATGCAGTTTCCGCCAGAGTTGATTCAAGTGTTTCCAGAGGAGTGAGAACGCATGACTGTTACGCCTGCCCGTAAATCGTGGTGGCGATCGACCCTCGATCAAATTTTTCCCAAGCAACAGCAGATTGTCACCGCTGAAGATTGGTTGCGGCGGTTACTGTTGATATTGGGAACTGTCTGGTTACTGATTGGGGTGGTATTGCCGTTATTTCCTCTGGTGATGCGTAGCTTTCGCGATCGAGAAGGAAACTGGATTGGTTTAGCCAACTATGTTCGCTATTTCACCACTCCCGCCCTCGGTGCATCCTTTGCCAACAGTTTGTATATTGCTGCCGCTACCACGATCGTTTCAGTAGGATTGGGCTTTCTGTTTGCCTATGCGCTGACCCGAACGGCCATGCCCGGCAAGCCGTGGTTTCGATCGTTGGGATTGCTCTCCCTTTACATTCCACCGCTAGCCAATGCAATTGGATTGGTGTACCTGTTTGGCAATCAAGGACTGGTGACAACCGGACTGTTTGGGCGATTGCCTGGATGGGATATCAATCTCTATGGAGCCAACGGCATCATCATCGGTGAGTCGCTTTACTGTTTCCCGCAAGCGGTGATTATTCTAGTCACAGCCTTGAGCTTAACTGATGCGCGACTGTATGAAGCGGCAGAAGTGTTAGGAACATCTTCGCTTCGCACCTTCTTCACCGTGACGTTACCTAGCGTTAAATATGGACTGATTAGCGCCATTTTTATTTGCTTCATTTTGGCATTTACAGACTTCGGTGTTCCCAAGGTGGTTGGCGGTAACTTTAATGTCCTAGCAACGGATATCTACAAACAAGTTGTGGGACAACAAAACTTTGCCATGGGCGCAACAATTAGCGTGTTGTTATTGATTCCCAGTATTATCGCCTTTGTCATCGATCGCCTGGTACAACGGCGACAAACAGCATTGGTCAGCGCTAAGTCCGTTCCCTTGCAACCCAAACCGAACCCAGTCATCGATCGGGCGATGTTGGTTATATGTTCACTGATTGTTTTATTTACAATTATTGTATTTGCCAGTGTAATTCTGGCGTCGGTGGTGCGAATTTGGCCCTATGATTTCACCCTCAGCTTACGCAACTATGATTTCAATCGGGTTGGGGGTGGTGGCTATGCAGCTTTCTGGAATAGCATTCGCATGTCGCTGTATACTGCCCTGTTTGGCACGATCGTTGTCTTTACAACGGCTTACTTGATTGAAAAAAGTAAAGGATTATCGTGGTTGCGATCGGTTAACTATTTTCTCTCGACCATTCCTCTAGCACTTCCTGGATTGGTATTAGGAATTTCCTATGTCTTCTTCTTCAATCAACCAATTTGGAGAATTCCGTTCACAGGTATAGCCATCTACAATCCCTTTAATGGTCTTTACGGCACAATGGCGCTGTTGGTGATAGTGCATATCATTCACTTTTATACCGTATGTTTTCTGACTGCCAATACTGCCCTGAAGCAGATTGATCCAGAGTTTGAAGCCGTTTCTGCCTCCATGCGCGTTCCCTTCTACAAAACCTTCTGGCGTGTGACTGTGCCGCTGTCGCTGCCTGCCATTTTGGAAATTGGTATTTACTTTTTCGTCAACACCATGGTGACAGTCTCTGCCTTGATTTTTCTCTACCCACCCACTCTACCGATGGCGGCCGTAGCGATTGTCAACATGGATGATGCCGGGGATACTGCTGCGGCTGCAGCTATGTCTACGCTAGTGGTATTGACTAGT
This genomic interval carries:
- a CDS encoding putative 2-aminoethylphosphonate ABC transporter ATP-binding protein gives rise to the protein MAAPEQRAIVTGQNITGHTSPQTPRSTAELAPGAVAQRETQPYLRIENVHKEFGSFVALRDIYLTVYPGEFVCLLGPSGCGKTTLLRIIAGLEQQTRGRVIQNGQDVSQLPPSKRDFGIVFQSYALFPNLTAAQNVAYGLQNTKQPKDQINARVNELLEMVGLSGFNNKYPAQMSGGQQQRVALARALALSPGLLLLDEPLSALDAKVRVKLRTEIAQLQKRLGITTVMVTHDQAEALAMADRVVVMDRGIIAQVGTPHAIYQHPHTPFVANFIGVMNFLKGAVVSEKRIRCGNIVLDAPNNDLPVNARAIVAVRPEDVRIVPAVSDSTMPNTVMAEVQEFEFLGSGYRVLLHPDGDAKEPVVVEISSHEARQLNLSPQAQLTMQFPPELIQVFPEE
- a CDS encoding putative 2-aminoethylphosphonate ABC transporter permease subunit, translated to MTVTPARKSWWRSTLDQIFPKQQQIVTAEDWLRRLLLILGTVWLLIGVVLPLFPLVMRSFRDREGNWIGLANYVRYFTTPALGASFANSLYIAAATTIVSVGLGFLFAYALTRTAMPGKPWFRSLGLLSLYIPPLANAIGLVYLFGNQGLVTTGLFGRLPGWDINLYGANGIIIGESLYCFPQAVIILVTALSLTDARLYEAAEVLGTSSLRTFFTVTLPSVKYGLISAIFICFILAFTDFGVPKVVGGNFNVLATDIYKQVVGQQNFAMGATISVLLLIPSIIAFVIDRLVQRRQTALVSAKSVPLQPKPNPVIDRAMLVICSLIVLFTIIVFASVILASVVRIWPYDFTLSLRNYDFNRVGGGGYAAFWNSIRMSLYTALFGTIVVFTTAYLIEKSKGLSWLRSVNYFLSTIPLALPGLVLGISYVFFFNQPIWRIPFTGIAIYNPFNGLYGTMALLVIVHIIHFYTVCFLTANTALKQIDPEFEAVSASMRVPFYKTFWRVTVPLSLPAILEIGIYFFVNTMVTVSALIFLYPPTLPMAAVAIVNMDDAGDTAAAAAMSTLVVLTSLGVRLLYSITTRSLRTRSQAWLQR